TTGCGCATCGATTGTGCACAGGCAATTACTGGGTTCGAGTATCGGTCCGGTGGATGCCAAGCGGTGTACGATGGGTTTGTGGTGTGTGAGGAATTTCGCGATCGAGTGTTGGACGAATGGTACCGGGAGCAGGTGGAACTGCAGGAGAAGGAGGACGAACGGCGTCGGAAGCGTATTTACGCAAACTGGAGACGATTGATAATGGGTCTTAGCATACGGAAAAAGCTGAAAGATCGGTACAATTTCGATAACATGTAAGCTATTAGACGAAGTAAAGCACAGGACGGCTCGAAAGGTGGCACAGAACAATTTTCTATTAGCGTTCTTTTCCGAATGACTTTGACATTACGTGGATCTTTCAattcttcttttttcaattTGGCTCTCTAATCGTTATCAGTCTTCGCCTGGCTTGACTATTAGTATGGATATTTGTGATTTTATAATTGTTCATAGTTATAGGGCACACGATTCAGCCGAGTCTTGTCTACCAAAAGCGGGGGTCTTGTTGAATCGTGCAAAGGGCGAatattctttattattattgtatttCGTTTAATTAAGTTTATGGTCTTTTCATAAAGGATTCTAATTTAATGTAGGCCCGCGTTGTCCACCGTAATACGAATTAACGATAAGAATTCCTTCCCGGTTAGTTtgaataatgaaatatttcacacgagtgaaatattttttgcatTATGCAAGTTTAGCCTGCTTGGATACAATCGTGGTATGAAAACGGATAATTGAGACGGTTGAAATCGAGTGAGTGATAGACTAAAATGTAACCCAAAACCTGCTAAAAATGAGCTGTAAAGAGTTCTTCAGCATAGTTGTTATAATGTTTAGCTATTATTAGCTTCAAGCGCCACCATGTGAATATAActtatattattaaaatattgaagAGTTCAATATTTGGATTACTCGATAGACAAGACTCTGGTTAATTTAAGTAAGAGCTCATATAAATTTCTCGAAGTGGTTGTGGTTTTCGGgctttaaataaataagtaaagtTACCCAAACAGGTGCGGCAGGATATGATGCACTTGGATATTTGTATGATATGGTACAAAAAGCTTATAGATAGATATGTCCATCACACACTACGAATTTTAAagcatataaaacaaaaagaataataaataacactGGGCAAAACGAACTAGTCCGGCGTTATGGTTCCATCGCAACCATCCAACTCATCCCACTGCCGATTGCGCGTGAGCTTAGGAACCGTGAAGAATCTGGTCGACATTTTGTTGCCGGGTCGGGATAATGGTAGCGTCCCCTGAGAACAGATACCATGTGCGGTAAGAAATTGAACACAATCTTCACCCTCTTTTTCTGGATGCTGTTCCTCGTTCTCGTCCCGCTCCGATTGCTCCACTGGCAGCGCAGTCCGTGTGGCACTTCCGGAGGGTTCTTCAGCCTGCGCGCAGTCCGCCGTGTCGTGCAATTTCTTTGATGTTGTCTGCTGCTGCCACTGTAGATGCCGCTTACTGCTGGAAGCTGTTGTCGCTTTTCCCAACCCACCGATAGGGAAAAAGTCGCGATCCCGAAACCGGGCACTTCCGCTCATAAACGCAACCTTCATGTTACGGCGTCCCTTCCGGGGCCGTACGGGAATATTGATGGAATTCAAACGAAGCGTAACCTTTCGCCGcaccgatgatgatggcggcggcggtggtggtggtggtggtcttcCGCGTGCATCACCGTCGGGGTGTGGTTTTGAGGTGGTCGATTGAATCGGAATGTGAATCTGCTCACCACGGTGTCGCACTTTGCCGGTAGATAATGGCAGTGGTGCGGCACGGATGTCGTACCGGCCGGGTGGTGGACGGAAGAACGGCTCGCAGCAATACTGGTCGTACGTGTAACAACATGATGCAGCAGAACGGGACATCTTTCTGGGGCCCGTGGGCTGTTGGGAGCGCGATTGCGGTTCTGGGTCGTATTGTCCAGGACCGGGATCATTCGGGTCTCGCCGGCATACTGTCAGTTCAGATATGGCCAGCCGCGTTGTTGGACGTTCGTTCATTCGGTCACCTGTGCAGGAGTGTACGAATTAGTATTTAAGATGGAAGTGTTTGTTCGACGACTGAAAGATGCATGGAGTTTTCTTTCGGAAAAGATGTCTTACACACAGTAATGCATGCATTAGAAAAGACCCGATGATTTCAGCAAATTTTCATACAACTTCTCTGTCACCTAGTTGCGTATGCAGACCAATTTCAAACTTTGAAACTGTCCTATGGTATACAGACAAGACTTGATTGCGTTTTTTTAATAACTACGCAACTGCGCTCTATTACTTTGTACGAACAGCAGGCTCCACGCAATAAACAAGAAGTTCTACAATGCGAGATACCTTGTGTTCCCTGGATATAGTGAACATTGCTTTCATGTATCAAGAGTTGTTCATTGTACAATGCAGTGGAGATCAAATGAGAAGATCGAGAGCATAGTGACCTCATCGTACTCGCTAGAGATCGAAATCACTAGCCACGCCAATGAAGAAGTACTTCAATCCGTTGAGATCTTTCACATTTAGGCAGCACAGGCAATCACCCAGGGCAAGCGACTAAAGGTGGAGATcttgaaatgtttttcaaaagagGGAACTTGTGTTTACGTCTTTCACACCACAACATTTCCCTGATGAAGGCCCTTCAGTTGCAAAAGATCAGCAAACAGGAAAGTATGCCTAGTAGCGATGATTTGGAAAATACATGGAAACTGTCGCTTTGATCATGAAATATCACGCGAAAGGGCGATGAGACCGTTTGGACAGATCTAATCTGGCACCAACCCTCCCAGTGGTCCTCATATCCTAACGATATACCTGTTTGGGGAATTTTCAAACGGAGGATCTACTCGAATACCATTTTCCATGAGCGGGCCAGGGGATCGCCAATACTGCGAAAAAGCTGAAACAAAAGCTTACACTTAAATTCTCATTCGACGCTGCTAGCACTCCGAGGCTTTATTAAACAATTCGATCTAGCGACCATTATTGCGTTCAGTTTGATCGCTCTTGAATCGAAGAACAACGTTTGATGAAGagtaaaatgaatttattaaaatgcGCTCCCTTCCACCTAACTTCTACAGCTGCCAACACTTCACAAACACGTCACACATCTCGCAGATGCCGGAACAGCAATGAAAACACAAATTCTCTCTTCCTTAAAAAGAATCAAAATCACTTATCCTTGTGTGGGTTGCGTGAACGAAAATATTGCGCGTCTCATAAATCAACATTTGTGCCGTAAGCTTTTGCGACAAAAAAAGCGTAAGACGACTTGCACACACGCGGGCAAAACACGGCATATAATCCCGCACACGTCAACGTGTCCACCATTACGGGATCACGTTCCGCTCCACCAACCACGATGGGGAATGCAAATTACGGGCAATGCAATGAATGGAAATGATGATGTTTTCGCCACTTTACACCAACGTGTTCCTGCCCCTGATGCTGTTTGTTAGGTGCTCTTTATGGGGTTTTTGGCAACTGTGGGGTGGAGTTTtcctatttgtttgtttttttttttaaaagcagTAGTTCATTGttagttttttgttcattCAAATAAGTATAGTGTGTTGATAACACAATCAATAAGCAtaatgttgtttgcttttcttcttttacttTCTTGTTATGTTTGAaatcaaatacaaaaaaaatagaataccACCCTATATTCAAGAAATAGATTTCcataattttaacaaaaaaaaaaaatacatcaacaacaaattATTCATTCACACATCGGTACCGACGAAACCAGGCCAATGGCGTCTTTATGGCTGGCAAGTTTGCTAATGCTAATGTACTTTGGACAATTTTTTTCCCAATCTTCGGATGGTGCGACATGGTGCGAAGGGGGGCAGCTTGTGCCCTAAGTGCTGGAAATACGTTTAGTATTCCGATGTGTGAAGGTACCCCCGCGGGTGTACAGGCAAAACGTGCAAGTAAGTCACAAGCCAGCCACCACTTAGCGCCCGTTGGTCCGGGCGAATGACTGGAATTGTAATGATTTCCAATTTATTTGCATGCACGCTTATGGacacgtacaaaaaaaaaaaaaaaaacacacacacacacacacagcgagaGTGAATTAAGGGTGTGAGGTTACGTTCCGAAAAGGGATTTCGGATCTGAAGAAAACGCTACCCTGAAGGTGGTTGATGTAGCATAAATCATCATCCCTTACGAGTAATGTACCATTTGCAGCTTATCGCACTATTGCATAGAATAATAAGTGGGAGAAAAAAGGTTTAAAGCACCAACAACTCCACCAAAATTTTGTTCCAAATTGAGGCACTTTTAGCAATTATTcataagaagaagaaaataaagcagaattataaaaatacattacaatCACAGCGGCGAGCTAGTGTGAAAATGCATTACAAAATTGCAAGCCaaattaggaaaaaaaagcttgcGCGTTTACAATTTAGCGCAAAAAGAAACCCCAACCTATTGGGGGTCGAGTTGGTGGGGGGGCTGGCATGCATCGGCAGGGTTTAATTTCAAAAGGGCCGCTCATCCGCTTACTATTCATCCCATCAACTTCGCTCGTACATCATCGCACAACCGgatatgttttatttgccaAGACTTCACCCTGTACTCCCCACCAccccacaccacaccacactacCCCCCCTAGTTCCCAGTTCGTTTTCCCCGGTTTTTTAATCCATTTCACCCCCTTCCCGACGGAAGAACTCTCTGCGGAACCCGGTTGCTAAGGGgattcccgtttttttttgttcaaccgTCCTCCGCACACAGTACAAGGAACGTTCATGTAAAGGATCGGGTGGCCCTGCCATGCCATGCCATGCCATAGGCGGGTTGGAGTCCGCTTTTCAATAGATTCAATGATGTGTATATATTTGATGCACGTCCCGTGtctgcatgtgtgtgtgtgtgtgttcgtatgGTACGTTTGGTCTGACGCACAGTTAGCCTTCCATCCTGCCACTAAACTAACCCCCTCCCCCGTCGGTTCAGGTCTTCTGTAATATAAACGATGAAAACGAGGATCACGGTTGCCTCCGTGGCCGTTActtacaaacacactcacacacgagaAATACTTTCATATTCATACTGCTACGGCTATAAATCAAGACTCGGGAACTTGGGTTAcgttgtgagtgtgtgcttttctttttttttggttgttgtccTTTCCAACAACCTTGTCCCCACAACCACCTTCACCCCTCCCATATCCCTCCACCCCGCCAGGGGGTTCACGCTTGTTGCCTTTAGCATCTTCTACCTCTACGCCAAACATAAACACCCATCCAATTTGCTGCTCTTTGGTCATGGTCCGTTGGTGTGGCCCCCCTTCGTGGGTGGGGTGGGTGGATGGGTTGGTTGTTTGTTCGACTTTCCGATTTTCCATACgttcttccgtgtttttttttctcacacgAAAGCACCGTCACTCACCCACCACCGGCCGGGTTGTGTTCCGTGCTTCCTTCCCACGGTTGCACGGATGGCTTTCCCCGGCAACCTTCCCAACAACCTGGCTTatcaaaaaggaaaagcatcgGGTGGTTTTCCAGGGAGCGGCAAAACCATCGACATTATACGTCGATGACTTCGTGTGTGTGGCGCATAAAGCACCGCCAGTTTATGCCACTGCCCAGTGCATGAACCgggtttgtgtttatttaaagcactgttttatgttttatcgGTTTCTAGTGTGGCCCATAAAGCAAAGCAGAATTTAGCggcaagaaaagaaatggaacGTGAAGGCATGCATGCAGTGGTCCGCGCGACCACCGTATGCAGCTGGAGCTGACTGCAGTCACACATTCGGCAGCACTATGAATGCATCTTGCAGAGGTTACTGACCCAAACTGACACCTTTTCCTCTTCCTCCACGAAAATGGCCATAAATGGTATGGTCGCTAGGCTCACGGTCACCAGCGGGCATGGAATACAAATTTTCCCTCAACACAACCCAAACgctggggttttttgttttcaaatggaCGCGGAAAAGTCAACCGTGCATAAATACAGTACTTACCGGGTCGTATTTTACCGACAAAGTATTTGCTCCGGTGCAATAACTTATTCATCTCGGCCGGCAGGCTGATCGCGCTGATCGTGTCCAGATGGCCGCTAGATTTGTTCCGTTTCGTACCGGTGCACGTTTCGTGTCGCGATGGTCTCATGCGTCCCTCTGCGATTGGCATAACGACAAATgagcgacaacaacaaaaagaaaacgaaaggaatTAAACCAAAGAAGGGCGaagagaaaatgaaataaataaccCTATTAGGCAATTACGTGTGTGGGTGCGCGAtggtgtttcgtttcgtaaaATTACACTTGCATAATCTCTTTTGCATGGCGGATTATAACGCATTAttggtgcgtgcgtgcgtggtgCGTGAACAGGCAAAACATCAATCCGATCGGGCGTGCGAGGCGTGAAAGTGTATTTATAGGAACCCGTTGCGAATCCAATTAACTATTCATTGTGGCCATAATATCCCGGAACAGGAGTGCAGCGAGTGCGTACGGACCGATGGTGAGGTGTAACCCGGGTGCCAACATCTACGCAGGTATGTGCCCCACCTGCATTGTGTAGAGCAGCTCGGAAGGATTATGCCTTCCAATGCCGGTATTTTCGAGCAGATGATATCATTGTCGTTGAATTGCATTGCCAAATTGACGATTGACACTAGAGTTAAGGTATTTTTGTCCACATTCTTCTTCATTGGTGATTGCTCTGGGGACATTTTTATGTAGCTTCTAACAGACCACTTTACTTAATTTTATGATGAAAAtgctgaagaagaaaagcTGAGCGTAATCAAGAAGACGGATGATGGACAGATGGAGAAGAAAGATGGAATAAAATACGGAATTTTAGGATTCTGATACGAGCGACCCGGTGGTCTATTAGGTAGcggcaccggtcttcacacgacaggaccggtccaaaatcccatccggaccaatcctccttAGAGTTCATCATATTAAACGCCGAATTTGTCCCACCAAATGTAAAAGGCGATGACGATTGGAGACGGATACGATTTTGGTTGTGGATTTTATCTTTTGGTAGATAATCTTGCGGCTTTGCATAGCTCATAATACAAATCGTCGTGTCTGTCCCACCGTGACTCGTAGTACAATACAAAAATTGGAACTGACAGACAGGCTACCTACCGCAAACAGATTTAATATACGTGCTTCTGTTCTTTCCCTGCGCAGGGCGTCTGCGTAACTCAAGTTTCTATTTTCCATCCGAATCCCATGTCAGGAACCATCATTCCTAATGTGTTCTTATTCAAAGGATCAATCATGACAGATCAAGATGAAATTATTTAAGAAATTAGTACATGGAGTGCTGGTTTTTATCAGAAAAACAATATAAgataaagctaaaaaaaagtaCTAATACATAGAACAGAATCTGTTGTTACCAGAGAATTTATGCCCGTACGCAGGACATTTACACAATGGACGACTTCATCCCTCGGGATGATGTTGTTGGACCGAAAACCGATGGGAAAGGTATAGCACAGCAGGTCTAGTAGTCTAGTAGCCATGTGAAGCTTAATTCCCGAGAGTGTTGATGGAGCATTAATTCAatcattaaaaattttaacaaaacccTGCTTTCGAGCATTTGGCGGAGGTAGTTTAACGAGCTCGCTGTTCAAACCGGGTTGTAGTTTACCAGAGCGAAATGCCAAATCGCGAATGACCATCCTAGCAACCAGCAGCTAATCTACCCGGTGTGCATCGTGCTCGTTAAATGCATCAAGTGACCGAGAGTAACAGAGTCCGATTGCTTACGGGGGATGATGGAGTACTGTTTGCATGGAGTTTGCAGAGGTTAATGGATGACCAGACCTGATATCGACCTTATGCTTATTTTTTGAGTTGCTTGTGAACTACTTATGTTGTGTAAGTTGAAACCCTTACTGGTACTGCTAACTATAGTAGTATTGTGTTAATtgtgttagtgtttaaaattattgtggtattaaattaaaaattttaaataaacacaacatGCAAGAATAGAAAAAATTGGTACATCCGCATTACCGAATTTTCTTGTGCAAACGCAGATCATTCAATTTTTGCACGAGTTAAAAATCGAATTAACAAAGCAATAAACAAGAATAAGGCCAACCTAAATCCCGCTCAATGTTACACATCCCCATCTATCTTGTCCCTTTCACCGGTTGAATAAACGGAATGAAAGATTGGCCGGAAATCTAACCTGGAAAGAGTGGTTTGCGATACGAAAtcgccatcacacacacacatacacacaacagcGCGAGAATCGCTCGGttacggaaaaaaaaactacacactTACCTTTAGTGGGGTGGCCGTCTCGTCCCCTGGCACCTGTTGAACGGTTAGCCAAATCGGCGATACTTCCACCTAATCGATATCTGCCGCAAAATTCACCAccgtcaccatcatcaccgtcatcatTATCGTCATCGCGTACCGACGGAACACCGGGGTAAGGGTAAGCATCCCGAGCACCGGATAAGCAACGGAAGCCAACatgaacagaaagaaaaaccgtAAAAGAGACATATCGGAAGAGTGAAAGTGAGACTACCGGTTCACCGATAGGGAGGAAAGGTAGCAGCGATATAAAATTTTAGAAACGAGGATGGCCCACCCACCCTCCGCCCACCGTTGAGCACTTAAAGGAGCAAAGCTTGGGTTCTATtcggtttccctttttttttgttggcaaagCAGCAGTTGAAAGCAAGATCTAGGAAGGATctagagagcaaaaaaaaatcggcacAGTAAAGCTGAgcacgtgtgtgagtgtgtggcaAAGTGGTTGAAAAATGGCAGGCCTTCAAAAGGCAGACCGAAAAGCTGATTCGAAACGCAATCGGATCCGATCGGATCAAGGTGATAAACATTAGCACACGAGGGGGAGAGAAAGCTACTACCTGGCTGTGAGgcagcaaagcaaaagaagGGACAAAAACGTTCACTCAAAGTGGCCTATCCGCACAAACGAGATGGAAAATTGGTCGTTTCGGGGGTGTGCCAGGTGTGCGTGCCGGGAAAAGGATGATGGATATCGATTCGGTGAAACGCACCCCACACggggggtgggtggaaagataaatttcatttctgATTCTCCATAGCGTGCGCGGTCTCCTCCCGCTCCCGGCGCCTGTCAACGTCCTGCTTCCGCGCCCATCGTTTAAAGCAATCGCCTACCCGGAGTCTTTCGCTGGAGACATTGCTTTTATGGTGAAAATTCAAACCTGCCACTGCCAAACAACGAAATCGAACCGGCGGAAGTAGTGGAGTAAAAGGAAACGAACTCCGAAGAACTCTCGTGGATCTTTTCCTGTTCTTCCTCAGTTTTTGGCTCTCACAGGGCTGCTTGTGATAAAAATACCCAATGGAACataaatggtaataaaaagggaaaatttagATAAATTTGATTGAGTGCCGCACGTGAGAAGCCTAAGAACGGAGCTTTAGGAGACAGGGAACGGCTGGATGCGCATGTTGGGTAGCGCTTTGTGAGCTTCATTTTTATTGTAACTGCATAAATTAGGCGAAGAGTGGGCCAGGTGGGGGAGTCCAGGGGGTCCTGGAAGTGAAGGCTTACCTGCCCGGTGGTAGGGACCACTCCTTGCGCCCATCCCGAAGCGGTCTAGGACAGCGGGGCCATTCGGCACGGTGCGCGTTACAGCGACGTCTTGGGTGGACCGCCAGCGCACCGGATTGGGGTTGACTAATTTTAAATGACTTCTCTTTACGGCTGGTGCTGTCTGCAAGATGAAGAACGGAGTGTGTTGGTATAGCGAATGAATCAAGCCGATGGGTGAATTATCAACGCAATAGAAATAATATAAACGCTTGCATTGAATATTAATGCCGTCACCGTGTTGCAGAGGATGACAACGAAACGGCGGGTAGTACATTACTTAGCTAATCAGTTAAACCAGTGTTTTATAGCACAACaatgaagaaaatattgctTCCAAATTAATATGCCCTAGCTTTGCTCAGACAatgcttttttgccattatttatttttgaaatattggGTACATAAGTAAATTTCCGGCCTCTGAAGGTCTCAAGGAATTTTAGGGGTTGTGCGAAAGTTATATTGATTTGACAAATTTCTCTCAACACTCTGGTAAATTAGAAATTTTGGACTCGGCCAAACAgaaacgaataaaacaaaaaacaatttgtGATCGATTGAATTGAAGTGAAAGGTGAAGGTGCCTTAAAGTGATTTTTGACTTTGTTTTTGTAGGGGTCCTTTGGACAACTGATGTTTGAGTTTCTTCGAGGGCCCCCCTGTATAACTAGCCTCCAAGTGGCAATATTTCATCTGTCGTTCTTCAATTCAACCGGGTTCTTCGGAGCCTTCGAAGCTCGGGTCCTCCCGCAGTGGCTGAATCCGCTATATCGATGATCCACCTCTGTGACTGACCTTGCTTAGTAGACTTCTGAAAATTGGCCATCATTTAGGTCTTAAAAACATATGACACCGGTGAAAACGTCCAAATATATTGATGCTTTTCCTTTAATAGATGATCAGTCAATAAACATGACACACGAGATCTGACATTCCTGTCCGTGATGTACCGGTGGTGTCTAATATTACAAATTGCTGGAAAGTTACTTTTGAACCcaataaaataattccacACAGTTTTATCTTTGCCTCTCTTTTCCAGAGTTTACTAACAAACTGCAATGAAACTCGATTTATAGACGGACTCATTGCATTTTCACTATCCTGCCAGCTGACATGCTATAAACTCTTCCCTCAACAACCGTTTCCGTCAACCATTTACCCGACCGCACCATGTACTGCTTTGAACTTTCCACAACAAAACTGCGCCAGGTA
The Anopheles moucheti chromosome 2, idAnoMoucSN_F20_07, whole genome shotgun sequence genome window above contains:
- the LOC128309454 gene encoding uncharacterized protein LOC128309454, translated to MRKTMAPTRSVHFIDSETISKQIFAPTRYNLPLFLCKKLNVHSAPLKNSTKQQWTSDHDRMALLQRMAKYHINDLTKDSTSRKEKSFKISQPQSGALAVHPRRRCNAHRAEWPRCPRPLRDGRKEWSLPPGRYRLGGSIADLANRSTGARGRDGHPTKGKPSRHETCTGTKRNKSSGHLDTISAISLPAEMNKLLHRSKYFVGKIRPGDRMNERPTTRLAISELTVCRRDPNDPGPGQYDPEPQSRSQQPTGPRKMSRSAASCCYTYDQYCCEPFFRPPPGRYDIRAAPLPLSTGKVRHRGEQIHIPIQSTTSKPHPDGDARGRPPPPPPPPPSSSVRRKVTLRLNSINIPVRPRKGRRNMKVAFMSGSARFRDRDFFPIGGLGKATTASSSKRHLQWQQQTTSKKLHDTADCAQAEEPSGSATRTALPVEQSERDENEEQHPEKEGEDCVQFLTAHGICSQGTLPLSRPGNKMSTRFFTVPKLTRNRQWDELDGCDGTITPD